CCTTGTAGACCCTGCGATACTCTTTTATGGACGTATCGTAGTCGCTGGCAGGGCATGGACTTAAGCTGGATTGTTCCTGCCGCCAGCGCAGGTCCACCAGCTGCCGGTGGGTTCCATGCTTCCTGCGATTGGCTGTTTCGTCAAGCCAGCTGAGAAGATCCCGGTTCGCCTGCTCGATGCCGGTAAAGGCATAACCGCGCCAGAACGACTCGCGAATGTAATCCACCGGGCGTTCCACCTTGCCTTTCACCCAGGGACTGTAGGGCATGCAGGCCAGAGGCTTGAAACCATAGTGCTGGGTAAAGTGCATGAACTCGACATTGAAAACAGTCTGCCCACCTGTGCGGCTGATCACCACATGCTTCATGTTGTCATAGAGCATTTCCATGGGAATCCCGCCCAGGTAGTGAAAGGCGGCAATATGGGCATCCATGAAGGACTGCAGGGTGCAGCGGTCAACGAACATGGCAAACATGGCCCGGGAAAATCCCAGGACCAGGACGAACAGGTAAACGGTAAAACTGCCGCCCTTGAAATCCGCGACCTTGAAGTCGGCCCAGTCCATCTGCCCCTGCAATCCGGGAATCGTCTCGAACCGGATGTAAGCCTGGCGCTTGCGTTTTCGTTTGCGCCTGCGGACATAGATTTTGACGGTATCGTATCCGCCAGCATAGCCTAACTGTTTGAGTCGTTGATAGATCCAGGTGGCACGGTAATCATCCTCTTCGAGGAAATCGTTAATCACCGGGTAGTAGGGAGCCAGGATGCTTTCGCGCCGTTGGGCCTTGTGGTAA
This window of the uncultured Desulfosarcina sp. genome carries:
- the istA gene encoding IS21 family transposase, with protein sequence MDIIALHQQGLSQREITKRTGRHRKTVKKYIQNGQTPGYHKAQRRESILAPYYPVINDFLEEDDYRATWIYQRLKQLGYAGGYDTVKIYVRRRKRKRKRQAYIRFETIPGLQGQMDWADFKVADFKGGSFTVYLFVLVLGFSRAMFAMFVDRCTLQSFMDAHIAAFHYLGGIPMEMLYDNMKHVVISRTGGQTVFNVEFMHFTQHYGFKPLACMPYSPWVKGKVERPVDYIRESFWRGYAFTGIEQANRDLLSWLDETANRRKHGTHRQLVDLRWRQEQSSLSPCPASDYDTSIKEYRRVYKDCYISYNASRYQVPPDVVGKKILLKVKDGIIRFYDDDRLLATHREAEEKGSWVTDANITAQILKQRQKAKKKYGRTKGKATRGLVNASLFPQVLYRPLSVYEQIAKGGGTWIN